One Solanum lycopersicum chromosome 4, SLM_r2.1 DNA window includes the following coding sequences:
- the LOC101249071 gene encoding protein CutA, chloroplastic — protein MALIASSNLFRRKLPIVGAFCVLTFGLSNLSVPFTNTGFAHSLSFAPLLRSKLGGERRSTSVSRIRMEASSKIVPSIVVYVTVPNKELGKKLAGSIVKEKLAACVNRVPGVESVYEWQGEIQTDSEELLIIKTRESLLEALTEHVKANHEYDVPEVIAIPIVGGSPQYLEWLKNSTRDE, from the exons ATGGCGTTAATAGCATCATCGAATTTATTCCGTCGGAAATTGCCCATAGTGGGGGCTTTTTGTGTTCTTACTTTTGGTCTTTCTAATCTCTCTGTCCCTTTTACTAATACAGGTTTTGCTCATTCACTTTCCTTTGCCCCTCTTTTGCG GTCGAAATTAGGTGGTGAAAGACGAAGTACAAGTGTTAGTAGAATAAGAATGGAAGCTAGCAGCAAGATTGTTCCAAGCATTGTTGTTTATGTCACTGTTCCTAACAAAGAATTGG GTAAGAAACTGGCAGGAAGCATAGTCAAGGAGAAACTTGCAGCATGTGTTAATCGAGTACCAG GTGTAGAATCCGTTTACGAGTGGCAAGGAGAG ATACAGACCGATTCTGAAGAGCTGCTTATAATCAAGACCAGGGAATCCCTTTTAGAAGCTCTTACGGAGCACGTGAAGGCCAACCATGAATATGA TGTTCCTGAAGTGATTGCCATTCCCATAGTTGGTGGCAGTCCACAGTACCTAGAATGGCTCAAGAACAGCACAAGGGATGAATGA